The following proteins are encoded in a genomic region of Candidatus Krumholzibacteriia bacterium:
- a CDS encoding bifunctional lysine ketoglutarate reductase /saccharopine dehydrogenase family protein, whose amino-acid sequence MKHRIGIRIEDKNIWERRVPLVPPDMERLIQRHRMSFLVQPSSIRTYADEEFVAAGALLTEDLSEADVILAVKEVPAELLLPDRAYLFFAHVVKGQSYNMPLLQALLDKKITLIDYEKIEDEQGRRLVFFGRQAGQAGMIETLHALGQRFELERRNTPFAEVRQAYQYDGLDDAMKRISDLGDRIREGLPEELCPLVMGFAGYGNVSLGAQDVFDTLPHKEISPGQLESLFEGKARRDCVYKVVFREEDMVEPAGDHDFELQDYYQHPEKYRGVFSRYLPRLTALVNCIFWTPDYPRLASREDALRLQKSGAPLRVIGDISCDIEGSIEFTSKATEPDVPCFTYDALQDQWDDGVQKTGIAVMAVDILPSEIPKDSSEHFSRTLKNYLPELSLADFRQPLDKLELSPDLKRAIITHRGQLTPDYQYLSEFLEQK is encoded by the coding sequence ATGAAGCACCGCATCGGCATCAGGATCGAGGACAAGAACATCTGGGAGCGTCGGGTTCCCCTGGTCCCTCCTGACATGGAACGCCTGATCCAGCGTCACCGCATGTCTTTTCTTGTCCAGCCCTCCTCCATCCGGACCTATGCGGACGAGGAATTCGTTGCTGCCGGTGCCCTTCTCACCGAAGACCTTTCCGAAGCCGATGTCATTCTTGCGGTCAAGGAAGTTCCCGCCGAATTGCTCTTGCCCGACCGCGCCTACCTCTTCTTCGCACATGTCGTGAAGGGGCAGAGCTACAACATGCCCCTCCTGCAGGCCCTGCTCGACAAGAAGATCACGCTCATCGACTACGAAAAAATCGAGGACGAACAAGGCCGCCGACTGGTCTTTTTCGGGCGGCAGGCAGGCCAGGCCGGCATGATCGAAACTCTCCACGCTCTCGGACAGCGATTCGAACTGGAGAGAAGGAACACTCCCTTTGCGGAAGTCCGCCAAGCCTATCAGTACGACGGGCTGGACGATGCCATGAAGCGGATCTCCGACCTCGGGGACAGGATCCGGGAAGGACTCCCCGAAGAACTCTGCCCCCTGGTCATGGGCTTTGCGGGTTATGGCAATGTCAGCCTGGGAGCCCAGGATGTATTCGACACCCTGCCCCATAAAGAAATCTCCCCCGGTCAACTGGAATCTCTCTTTGAGGGAAAAGCCCGAAGAGACTGTGTCTACAAGGTGGTCTTTCGCGAAGAAGACATGGTGGAGCCCGCAGGAGACCATGACTTCGAACTCCAGGACTACTACCAGCACCCCGAGAAGTACCGGGGCGTTTTCTCCCGCTACCTGCCCAGGCTCACCGCGCTGGTAAACTGCATCTTCTGGACCCCGGACTACCCCCGCCTGGCCAGCCGTGAAGATGCACTTCGCCTTCAGAAATCGGGGGCACCTCTTCGCGTGATCGGCGACATCAGCTGTGACATCGAGGGCTCGATCGAGTTCACCTCCAAGGCCACCGAGCCGGATGTCCCCTGCTTCACCTACGATGCCCTTCAGGATCAATGGGATGACGGTGTGCAGAAGACCGGCATCGCGGTCATGGCCGTCGACATTCTTCCGAGCGAAATCCCGAAGGACTCCTCGGAGCATTTCAGCAGAACGCTGAAGAACTATCTTCCGGAGCTTTCGCTGGCCGACTTCCGCCAGCCTCTGGACAAACTGGAACTGTCACCGGATCTGAAGCGGGCCATCATCACGCATCGTGGCCAACTCACACCGGACTATCAGTATCTTTCGGAGTTTCTGGAACAGAAGTAG
- a CDS encoding saccharopine dehydrogenase C-terminal domain-containing protein yields the protein MANSHRTISIFRSFWNRSSPRASKGVNMSESKKILVLGAGLVTNPLVQYLLNVPEFEVTVATRTVSKAEAMVGDHPRGKAISFNIEDEEALGSLIADCDLVISLVPWIHHLTVAKLAISLKKQMVTTSYVSPEMKALDTQARDAGIIILNEIGLDPGIDHMSAMEVIHDVEGKGGKVTSFMSNCGGLPSPEATTTPWGYKFSWSPRGVVLAARNSARYLMDGSVVATEGKDLFGDVRHIDVDGLGAYEVYPNRDSMGYQEIYGLNDTKVLFRGTIRNLGHCATWKALSDCGWFELDEVEVEGKTYRKLFAELIKSEGDLKEDLAKFLDVGTDADLISRMEWLGLLSEEIIPGSKTTKLDVLADRLLVKLPYAEGELDMIILQHTFEAEYPDAAKERIVATLVDFGQEGGDSSMARTVSLPAAIATRMILQGEITEKGVHVPVLPGIYQPVLAELAELGIAFKETRESI from the coding sequence GTGGCCAACTCACACCGGACTATCAGTATCTTTCGGAGTTTCTGGAACAGAAGTAGCCCTAGGGCGAGCAAAGGAGTGAACATGTCGGAAAGCAAGAAGATTCTGGTCCTTGGAGCGGGTCTGGTTACCAACCCTCTCGTCCAGTACCTGCTGAATGTCCCCGAGTTCGAAGTGACCGTGGCTACCCGCACGGTAAGCAAGGCCGAAGCCATGGTCGGAGACCATCCCCGCGGCAAGGCTATCTCCTTCAACATTGAGGACGAGGAAGCTCTCGGCAGTCTCATTGCCGACTGCGATCTGGTAATCAGCCTCGTCCCCTGGATTCATCACCTGACCGTTGCAAAACTCGCCATCTCGCTGAAGAAGCAGATGGTCACGACTTCCTATGTCAGCCCCGAGATGAAAGCCCTCGACACGCAGGCGCGTGATGCGGGCATCATCATCCTCAATGAGATCGGCCTTGATCCCGGCATCGACCACATGTCGGCCATGGAGGTCATTCACGATGTGGAAGGCAAGGGCGGCAAGGTCACGAGCTTCATGTCCAACTGCGGTGGACTGCCCTCTCCGGAGGCCACCACCACTCCCTGGGGCTACAAGTTCTCATGGAGCCCACGTGGCGTGGTTCTGGCGGCCCGAAACTCCGCCCGCTATCTCATGGACGGAAGTGTCGTTGCTACCGAGGGCAAGGACCTCTTCGGCGATGTGCGTCACATTGATGTGGACGGACTCGGTGCCTATGAGGTCTACCCGAACCGCGACTCCATGGGCTATCAGGAGATCTACGGACTCAATGACACGAAGGTGCTCTTCCGTGGAACCATCCGCAATCTGGGGCACTGTGCGACCTGGAAAGCTCTCTCTGACTGTGGCTGGTTCGAGTTGGACGAGGTTGAGGTCGAGGGCAAGACCTACCGCAAGCTCTTCGCCGAACTGATCAAGTCCGAGGGCGACCTGAAAGAAGACCTTGCGAAGTTCCTCGATGTCGGCACCGACGCAGATCTCATCTCCCGCATGGAGTGGCTGGGATTGCTCAGTGAAGAGATCATTCCGGGATCAAAGACCACGAAGCTCGACGTTCTGGCCGATCGCCTTCTGGTGAAGCTGCCCTACGCCGAGGGGGAACTCGACATGATCATCCTTCAGCACACCTTCGAAGCCGAGTATCCCGATGCTGCGAAGGAGAGAATCGTCGCAACGCTCGTGGACTTCGGACAGGAGGGCGGGGATTCCTCCATGGCCCGCACCGTCAGCCTGCCGGCGGCCATTGCGACCCGGATGATTCTCCAGGGCGAGATCACGGAGAAAGGCGTGCATGTGCCGGTTCTTCCGGGCATCTACCAGCCGGTTCTCGCAGAGCTTGCTGAACTGGGAATCGCCTTCAAGGAAACCCGCGAAAGCATCTAG
- a CDS encoding S8 family serine peptidase, translating to MRWFLLTVCLSLLLTPLWVSSSEVHLRAGTMSPESGSLPILVESDTSLWVLCFLETPGRQHRQELESRGAEVLGYLPENAYLLRCESPENLDDIPGLAFRAAYLSQWKMPPGLQVSGGMLELSLDLLPDVSVSDFANRASALGAEVLRLIQTESLSRVQLRSPGFLLEDLCRLEGLRWMEPLAQREERLNDVCWVVQAATKDSLPVWDAGVMGENQVLGHIDSGLQYDNCFFADPDGNPIGPDHRKIVYLGDSNTISSHGTHTAGILAGDLEAMDWGWEPQTRGMAPKARFAHSAYSAWGFDLFETLEAHHSHGARIHSNSWGDDSSTDYTQDCRDIDAFSWQYESDLVVFAETNQSDLRTPENAKNVLAVAGSHNGLGMIYHGRGGTGPTTDGRRKPEIYAPGVSIQSAYPSSSGPENPSGYCRTIYTSGTSMACPAVAGSGALIRQYFEEGWYPSGSPQASDSLNPSGSLVKAMLLNSTRDMTGIDGYPGDLEGWGRLQLDWGIFFGEDPRRLYAEDVLHAEGLETGEESTYSFEVFDSEEPLSATLVFHDYPGELSAAYPVVNNLDLEVESPSGLVYPGNSFKAGYSSSDGEADSLNTVERVLLPDPELGLWTLRVIGREVPMGPQGYALAVSGPLSDNTPVALGSFQAEVLESSVRLRWQLLPGAASPEFRVEVEGAGLQRTLEVGHSDNGLYVLMDDHAILARGGVFRYELFSREGESDWQFQRGESLYLEPADLASRLLGAWPNPFNPRTLIQLEMKAAGQARLAVYDLSGRLLRLLLDESVEAGRLDVTWDGRDEAGQDLSSGVYFLRFESRGVSEGRKLVLIQ from the coding sequence TATCTCCTTCGTTGTGAGTCTCCGGAGAACCTTGACGACATTCCCGGCCTGGCTTTCCGGGCCGCCTACCTCTCCCAGTGGAAGATGCCTCCCGGCCTGCAAGTGTCGGGAGGTATGCTGGAGCTTTCACTGGATCTCTTGCCCGATGTCTCCGTCTCCGATTTTGCGAATCGCGCCTCTGCCCTCGGCGCAGAAGTGCTTCGGCTCATCCAGACGGAATCCCTTTCCCGCGTGCAGCTTCGAAGTCCCGGTTTTCTGCTGGAGGATCTTTGCAGACTGGAAGGGCTGCGCTGGATGGAGCCCCTTGCACAAAGGGAAGAGCGCCTGAATGATGTCTGCTGGGTGGTGCAGGCGGCGACCAAGGACTCCCTGCCCGTGTGGGACGCAGGAGTCATGGGGGAGAACCAGGTTCTCGGGCACATCGACTCGGGTCTGCAGTACGACAACTGTTTCTTTGCCGATCCGGACGGCAATCCCATTGGCCCGGATCACCGGAAGATCGTCTACCTCGGCGATTCCAATACGATCTCCAGCCACGGGACCCACACGGCGGGGATCCTGGCCGGTGATCTCGAAGCCATGGACTGGGGTTGGGAGCCACAGACACGCGGCATGGCTCCGAAGGCTCGCTTTGCCCACTCGGCCTATAGTGCCTGGGGTTTTGATCTTTTTGAAACTCTGGAAGCCCACCACAGTCACGGAGCCCGCATCCACAGTAACTCCTGGGGTGATGACAGTAGCACCGACTACACTCAGGACTGCCGGGACATTGATGCCTTCAGCTGGCAGTACGAGAGTGACCTCGTGGTCTTTGCAGAAACCAACCAGAGCGATCTTCGCACGCCGGAAAACGCGAAAAACGTACTGGCTGTTGCCGGAAGCCACAATGGGCTGGGAATGATCTATCACGGACGCGGGGGGACCGGTCCCACGACGGACGGTCGCCGCAAGCCGGAGATCTATGCCCCCGGAGTCAGCATCCAGTCTGCCTATCCCTCCTCCAGTGGCCCGGAAAACCCCAGCGGCTACTGCCGAACGATCTACACTTCCGGAACCTCGATGGCCTGTCCGGCCGTGGCTGGCAGCGGTGCCCTGATCCGCCAGTATTTCGAAGAGGGATGGTATCCTTCCGGCAGCCCCCAGGCCTCCGATTCCCTGAATCCCTCCGGCTCTCTCGTAAAGGCCATGCTTCTCAACTCCACGCGGGACATGACCGGAATCGACGGCTACCCCGGAGATCTGGAAGGCTGGGGCCGCCTGCAACTGGACTGGGGGATCTTTTTTGGAGAAGACCCCCGTCGTCTCTATGCGGAAGATGTCCTTCACGCAGAAGGTCTGGAAACGGGAGAAGAGAGCACTTACAGCTTTGAGGTTTTTGATTCCGAAGAGCCTCTGTCCGCTACCCTGGTCTTCCATGACTATCCCGGTGAGCTCAGTGCTGCTTACCCCGTGGTGAACAATCTCGATCTGGAAGTGGAGAGCCCCTCGGGTCTGGTCTATCCGGGGAACTCTTTCAAGGCGGGGTACTCCTCTTCCGATGGCGAGGCGGATTCCCTGAACACGGTTGAACGCGTGCTTCTGCCGGATCCGGAACTCGGCCTCTGGACCCTTCGTGTAATTGGCAGGGAAGTACCCATGGGTCCGCAAGGTTATGCCTTGGCCGTCAGTGGTCCTCTGAGCGACAACACTCCCGTTGCACTGGGCAGCTTCCAGGCGGAGGTTCTGGAGTCTTCAGTTCGCCTTCGCTGGCAGCTTCTTCCCGGGGCCGCCTCTCCGGAGTTCCGGGTGGAGGTCGAGGGCGCTGGCCTGCAGCGGACTCTGGAAGTGGGCCATTCAGACAATGGACTCTATGTGCTTATGGATGATCATGCCATTCTCGCCCGGGGTGGCGTGTTCCGGTATGAGCTTTTCAGCCGCGAGGGGGAGAGCGATTGGCAATTCCAGCGGGGGGAGAGCCTGTATCTGGAACCGGCGGATTTGGCCAGCCGGCTTCTCGGAGCCTGGCCCAACCCCTTCAATCCCCGTACCCTGATTCAGCTGGAAATGAAGGCCGCCGGGCAGGCCAGGCTTGCGGTCTACGACCTGTCCGGCCGCCTGCTTCGGCTACTGCTGGATGAATCGGTGGAGGCGGGTCGCCTGGATGTCACATGGGACGGGCGGGATGAAGCCGGGCAGGATCTTTCCAGCGGGGTCTACTTTCTCCGCTTTGAAAGCCGCGGAGTTTCCGAGGGGCGCAAGCTGGTTCTGATTCAATAG